The following proteins come from a genomic window of Montipora foliosa isolate CH-2021 chromosome 2, ASM3666993v2, whole genome shotgun sequence:
- the LOC137991307 gene encoding uncharacterized protein, whose translation MMPCYLYKRKVRVFYLSAGYMFVTFPSLRHEAMAHTFSVQQGFQYLVFSTMENPSHLVSSVTKGISQFTEADVDRTSKKLAQVTKDQLAQIAHPVEIQFSACNETEDGLPAVKRCRVRNAPFVDDTPFESNSPFVEEQIKPSHVDESGFQEYFSLTEDALGIGGESINKGECSESWLHQHRMKLEDIYYEELQKINEADMENSFGIDDAEDHELELPENLENLKEMLCDEHKKEDSKNEQDKPLYEGCPLTVGISMLLIMTVAMRHGMTGEALQDVLTLISLHCISPNYCTVSLRRFKQFFATAKSPLVFHHYCSHCFLYLENKEAESCPNTLCQKSLKGLGKKSFFIEIPIVSQLQDVFNQVSIWETITTYRFNRKRRNDDVGDIYDGALYRKHWESGFLKDHRNISFIYNTDGVPIFKSSKFSLWPLYVAINELPYSQRFRRDNMLLAGVWFGPDKPFMLSFLKPFHSIFHQLETDGVEILNPKGENITVRAILLCGTCDLPARCLVCNSIQFNGFYGCLRCRQAGKSIKTQKGGHVHVYPFNTEDPSGPVRTKSGIMRDAQRAVQEKSSVNGIKGPSWFAALRHHDIILGTAIDYMHCALEGVMKLLLELWFTSKEGQHEPFNISKQVEDVDKRISEIKPPNRVSRCPRSIEGHRKYWKANELRAFLFFYGAMALRGILPDVYYDHFMLFSEALFTLCLTNITQSQITHAEKLLLHFCIKFPKLYCERYQTANLHSLLHMAEDVRNLGPLWTHSTFPFESLNGELLKLFHGTQNIVFQIVSAVNISRAVPILSKTLVQGSDPHHFYTKLTSSSNPKNEIEIATNVFAVGKVTTKEISADVFEALSNLLGALPESLMCNTFFRCKIGNGMYHSVGYERVYSRNSYTIQYDELTVEGKVRKFGMVREYLQYQTPCSSSPDCYRKCSCPFYNVAIVQTLEKTNEAIIQDKITNGTASHITITARAKQGACVAIHIHNIIQKCVYMETVDFPETAFVAIFPNMIEKD comes from the coding sequence ATGATGCCCTGCTATCTCTACAAAAGGAAAGTACGTGTTTTCTATCTGTCAGCAGGTTACATGTTCGTGACTTTTCCATCTCTCCGTCACGAAGCGATGGCACACACATTTTCAGTTCAGCAAGGCTTTCAGTATTTAGTTTTCAGCACAATGGAAAATCCCAGTCACCTGGTCTCCAGCGTTACAAAAGGTATTTCCCAGTTTACAGAAGCTGACGTAGACAGAACATCCAAAAAATTAGCCCAGGTTACAAAAGATCAGTTAGCACAGATTGCACATCCAGTTGAAATTCAATTTTCGGCCTGCAACGAAACTGAAGATGGTCTGCCCGCCGTGAAAAGGTGTCGTGTGCGGAATGCTCCATTTGTAGACGATACCCCTTTTGAAAGCAACTCTCCTTTTGTCGAGGAACAAATCAAGCCAAGTCATGTCGACGAATCTGGGTTTCAGGAATATTTTTCTCTCACGGAAGACGCTTTAGGCATTGGAGGTGAGAGCATCAACAAAGGGGAATGTTCCGAGAGTTGGCTCCACCAGCATCGGATGAAATTAGAAGACATATACTACGAAGAGCTTCAAAAAATCAATGAAGCTGATATGGAGAACTCATTTGGGATTGACGATGCTGAGGACCATGAATTGGAACTACCTGAAAATCTAGAAAACCTGAAGGAAATGCTTTGTGATGAGCACAAGAAGGAAGACAGTAAAAATGAACAGGACAAGCCTTTGTATGAGGGTTGTCCACTAACTGTCGGCATTAGCATGCTCCTGATAATGACAGTTGCAATGCGGCATGGAATGACTGGTGAAGCATTACAGGACGTTCTCACTTTAATCAGCCTTCATTGCATTTCTCCTAATTATTGCACTGTAAGCTTGAGgagatttaaacaattttttgctACTGCGAAGTCTCCACTGGTATTCCACCATTACTGTTCTCACTGCTTTTTGTATCTCGAAAACAAGGAAGCCGAGTCTTGTCCGAACACTCTTTGCCAGAAATCTCTGAAAGGGCTCGGAAAGAAATCATTTTTCATCGAAATACCAATTGTAAGTCAACTGCAAGATGTATTTAATCAGGTTTCCATATGGGAAACGATTACCACGTATAGATTTAACAGAAAACGCAGAAACGATGACGTGGGTGATATATATGATGGTGCTTTATACCGCAAACACTGGGAATCTGGCTTTCTGAAAGACCACAGAAATATTTCATTCATCTACAACACGGATGGTGTACCAATTTTCAAGTCCTCAAAATTTTCCTTGTGGCCGCTGTATGTCGCAATTAATGAATTACCATATTCTCAACGCTTCCGTAGGGACAACATGTTGTTAGCTGGTGTATGGTTCGGACCGGACAAGCCTTTCATGTTGTCTTTCTTGAAACCATTCCACTCCATTTTCCATCAGCTAGAGACAGACGGCGTTGAGATCCTGAATCCTAAAGGTGAGAATATCACAGTTCGAGCAATTTTGTTGTGTGGAACGTGTGACCTTCCTGCACGTTGTCTTGTTTGCAACAGCATACAGTTCAATGGATTCTATGGCTGTTTACGTTGCCGACAAGCaggaaaatcaataaaaactcaaaagggtGGTCATGTACATGTTTACCCTTTCAACACAGAGGATCCAAGTGGCCCTGTTCGAACCAAGTCGGGAATAATGCGAGACGCTCAACGAGCTGTCCAAGAAAAATCATCTGTAAATGGCATTAAAGGTCCGAGTTGGTTTGCAGCGTTAAGGCATCATGACATTATTTTAGGTACAGCTATAGACTACATGCATTGTGCCCTAGAAGGAGTCATGAAGCTTCTTTTGGAGCTGTGGTTTACTTCAAAGGAAGGACAGCATGAACCTTTTAACATTTCAAAGCAAGTTGAAGACGTAGACAAGCGCATCAGTGAAATAAAGCCTCCCAATCGTGTTTCAAGGTGCCCTCGTTCCATTGAGGGGCACAGAAAGTATTGGAAAGCAAACGAACTTAGAGCGTTTTTATTCTTCTATGGGGCCATGGCTCTGAGAGGAATTCTTCCAGACGTTTATTATGACCACTTCATGCTATTTAGCGAGGCTTTATTTACATTATGTTTGACAAATATCACGCAGTCTCAAATAACGCACGCTGAAAAATTGTTACTTCACTTTTGCATAAAGTTTCCAAAACTTTATTGTGAGCGATACCAAACTGCTAATTTACATTCCCTTCTTCACATGGCTGAAGACGTTAGAAATCTTGGTCCACTTTGGACTCATTCTACATTTCCTTTTGAAAGTCTCAACGGGGAACTGCTCAAGCTTTTTCACGGGactcaaaatattgttttccaaataGTTAGTGCAGTTAACATAAGCAGAGCCGTTCCCATCTTGTCCAAAACACTGGTACAAGGATCAGATCCTCATCACTTTTACACAAAACTTACATCATCAAGTAACcccaaaaatgaaattgaaatcgcAACGAATGTTTTTGCTGTTGGAAAAGTGACAACTAAGGAGATTTCTGCTGATGTTTTTGAGGCTCTGTCCAATCTCTTAGGGGCCCTTCCGGAATCGTTGATGTGTAATACTTTTTTTCGATGTAAGATTGGCAACGGAATGTATCATTCTGTTGGGTATGAAAGGGTATACAGTCGAAATAGTTACACTATACAGTATGACGAGTTAACTGTTGAGGGAAAGGTTCGAAAATTTGGTATGGTACGTGAATACTTGCAATATCAAACACCGTGTAGTAGTTCTCCCGACTGTTACAGAAAATGTTCTTGTCCTTTTTATAACGTAGCAATAGTGCAAACCCTGGAAAAAACCAATGAAGCAATTATCCAAGACAAAATAACAAACGGGACAGCAAGTCACATAACTATTACCGCAAGGGCTAAACAGGGGGCATGTGTTGCCATACATATTCATAACATCATTCAGAAATGCGTTTACATGGAAAcagttgattttccagaaactgcTTTCGTGGCTATTTTTCCAAACATGATCGAAAAGGACTAA
- the LOC137992641 gene encoding uncharacterized protein, producing the protein MIPHVFFTESKTALTEEMNNLIDAVMKQNQAKEGQSSPEKNLKTPEPVNRKRKLSQKKNDTRMDQSANAAKKAPGKRKISKDKDGVARKDSEKPPAKPISNKREKEIAKAQAANEAALSFFSATGDLSQSFTGTSTPSSPPSPLQPIPTINLVGPSVSTPSPPIVTSPSFSTSSPFPLSSSNFKYISSPTFTTTHPDKESSSSMLDFLNSPLDDAEEILELSTYCSPTSIQNTSPSSVGSLVKSSINVLQRNTDQELLGNRTSAECYNCNVLSKKITELERKLETLKPPREVSLYFEKLFSLETGDTTYSSEKSTDKQSTSNYFRAPDHFTSGSGKQELYAGCGVFISCVELHTILAKSIGKPQELLGQLVAYYFDDETLAKSVPLQESRTKDKSVLDQRIVHAIIVYAKKCHALWIKEDKMNSDTRFDWGRIIRNKCITAGRRLERKLKKK; encoded by the exons ATGATCCCACATGTATTCTTCACAGAAAGCAAAACTGCCTTGACCGAGGAAATGAACAATTTGATCGACGCTGTCATGAAGCAAAATCAAGCAAAGGAAGGACAGTCTTCTcccgaaaaaaacttgaaaacccCTGAACCAGtgaacaggaaaagaaaactttcacaaaaaaaaaatgacacacGAATGGATCAAAGCGCAAACGCCGCAAAAAAAGCACCAGGAAAACGCAAAATTTCCAAAGACAAAGACGGAGTAGCAAGGAAAGATTCTGAAAAGCCGCCAGCTAAACCAATCAGCAATAAGAGAGAAAAAGAGATAGCTAAGGCACAAGCCGCCAACGAAGCTGCTTTAAGTTTTTTCAGTGCAACTGGCGACCTTTCTCAGTCATTCACTGGCACATCAACTCCAAGTTCACCACCGTCACCACTACAGCCTATTCCCACCATAAATTTAGTTGGCCCATCGGTTTCCACGCCCTCGCCACCGATTGTGACTTCGCCTTCATTTTCCACTTCTTCGCCATTTCCACTATCGTCTAGTAACTTCAAATACATTTCATCACCAACATTTACAACAACACATCCGGACAAGGAATCCTCATCATCAATGCTAGACTTCCTGAATTCCCCACTGGATGACGCGGAGGAAATCTTAGAGCTGTCCACATACTGTTCACCCACTAGCATTCAAAACACTTCACCGTCATCTGTGGGCTCATTGGTGAAAAGTAGCATCAACGTCCTTCAGCGGAACACCGATCAAGAACTCCTTGGCAACAGAACGTCGGCTGAGTGCTACAACTGCAATGTCCTcagcaagaaaataacagaaCTGGAAAGAAAGCTGGAAACTCTGA AACCTCCTCGCGAAGTTTCTCTATACTTTGAAAAGCTGTTCAGCCTTGAAACTGGGGATACCACTTATTCATCAGAG AAATCCACCGATAAGCAGAGCACAAGCAATTATTTCCGTGCGCCCGACCATTTTACCTCAGGGAGTGGAAAGCAAGAGCTGTACGCTGGTTGCGGTGTTTTTATTTCATGTGTAGAACTCCACACAATATTAGCCAAGTCCATTGGTAAACCTCAGGAGCTGCTTGGCCAACTAGTTGCCTATTACTTTGACGACGAGACATTGGCTAAGTCAGTTCCATTACAAGAAAGCCGCACGAAAGACAAAAGTGTGCTTGACCAGAGGATTGTTCACGCCATAATTG tgtaTGCTAAGAAGTGCCATGCCTTGTGGATAAAAGAAGACAAAATGAACAGCGATACCAGGTTTGACTGGGGGCGCATTATCCGAAACAAATGCATTACGGCAGGAAGGCGACTGGAGCGAAAACTAAAGAAGAAATGA